The region AAGCTCCCATGCTGCTTGACATAGCAACTTGTGGACAGAGCTCTCATTCATCGAGAACGAGGGAGATACTAGTTCTCGGGTTATATTGTACCATTGTAGGCGCTCGCCAGCACGGAGATGACCGAAGGCGCTCATCTCCTGGAGGGTTATCTTTGGGGGACAGTTACGTTGGTCTGCTAGCACCTTGTTCTGGTGATGCTGACATGACTCAACTGCATACTGAAGGCCGGAATATTTTGGGTTGTTGAGCGTAAGGGTGCACAAATGGTTGAAGGTCGGGTACTTTTGGAGCTTGAATCTTCCTGCAACCCATACTTCTCTCTCCGTATCCCACAGCGAGAAGTTAAACGGATTGGAAACAGCAATTGTATCGAAAGTGACTGGAAATTTCTGAGTCTTGTAATGAGTATTCAACCATGATTTTGTGGAAGAAGCGAGGGTCAGCCTTTGACCCAATTTAGTAACGAAAGTTTGCGTGGCTGGGTACTCTAAGATATTCATTTCCATCCTTGAGGGTTCCCTTGCCTGAGGCCTGCCATAGTCGTCCACAATTTTCCAAGTGATATCCCGCCATTTTGCAAACCAGCGAGGGCAATCAAGTTCAAACGCAATATTCTTAGCCTTGTCCTCATCGTTAGGAAGTGGCCACTCATGGACTTGGATTGTAAGTTTTTGCGCCTTCGTTTCCAAAGCACACTTATCGCACGAGGTAGAATGTGTCTCATTATCCCATTCATCTAGATCAGAGTCATGAGTGAGGTTTGATGCTTGGCTGATGAGGTCTTGATATTCTTTTGACCGATCTTCCCATTCCTTGCGCAAAGCCTCCCGTTTCTGTGTGGCAAGGTTTTCAATACTTTCAAGAACCTTTTTATGCTTCCGGTTCTTATCCACATATCGAACGGCGAATGTGTCGGGACCGGGGTCGGAAAAGATGCTCTTGAGAGAGCTACCATGTGGCTGTCTTGAACGGATATAGTCCTCGACTTGTCGCGCCCGTTGCATTTGAtgaaagagagggagaagtaGGGGCTCAACAATCTTCTTGGACAGCTCAGGCGAATAGTCCTTAAGGATAGGACAGAGGCGGACACAGAGACTATCAAGGGAAACCCATAATTCCAGCAAAACAAGAAGCATCGGAGAGGATGCGTCTGGCATCTGAGCGTATTTCTTGCTTGCGAATTCGGAGTATTTCTCGATGAGATCTGCAAGATCACAGCAAACTTTCTCCGTTGGACTGGTCTTTGCATGCCATTCTTGTAGCTCTGTATCTACCCCAGCTTCAAAGTCAAGTAGCGAGAGAATCTCGTCGTCTTCTATCTTCGGGAGGCCACTTGTTTGGCGCCCCCTTCGCTGTTTGTGCTTCTTATTGAAGCTTGACGAACAATTGTCTGGTGTGCGGGACTTCATTGCATTATATATGTAATCTCTGGAATGCTTTAGTGATGCTTCCAAGTCACATTCTTGCAACGGTCCAAACGAATGGGAAATAGCCATGGACTCAGGGGTCTGAACGCGGGCACGTAGCTGTTGCAAATGCTGTAAAATGGCTTCATCGGTTTCCATTACTCGCTTCATCACAGTTTCAAAAGTTTTACCCTGCAGTTTATACGTCCGACGAGCGACCTTGGCTCGGCTAATGGCGAGAATATCCGCGATGTTGGGAAGCTCTAGGTTCTGAGCCTCCTCTCCGATCATAACCGCGAGATATAGcatataatttttatattccGCGTGGCCCTCATTGTCTGGAAATATGCGATAGAGAATCGTCTGAAGGGCAACTTTCATCACGAACCACAGAGGTGAACGTCGCCATGGTAGTTTGGTGTCGTCATAAATAACTTCGTCACGCATGTGCTTTTCAAAGGACTTCCAGACATTGTGTTCCCCGAATGCTAAAAGCTGGGACATTAGCCCCTCGGTGACCAAGCCAGGATCTACGGTATCTCGGATTTCCTTGATACAATCTCGCGATTGAGTGGCCTTGGGACACATCTCACGGACAGACTCCAGGTTTAGACGACAGAGGTTATGAGCCAAATATTTGCAGAAGGCAGTTTCATTGATCATCGAGGCGGAAATGACCGCACTCTGGCCCGGAAAGCAACGAATAAGAGGACCTGTGGCCTTGAGGATAGCAGCTGAGGTGGCGGTTACCTCAAAAGCATCAATAATGACATTGTCGCGGGCACTGTCATAATGTGCTAGCCATCCACAGTTTTGTGCACAAACGTATAATGCAACAGCTCCTATATATGGTCCGTGTAAGTAATTTACTTGCCAAGGGGTACGAAATAAAATACCATGAATTTTCAGATCCTTTATGTGGCGCATGAGAAGGTCTTGATGGCGGTTGAGATCATCCCCTCCGGCATCGACTGAGATCCACAGTTCAAGCATATTGACAGCCGGCTTCCATTTGTCCTGGATGTCTGGCGGTCTCGTTTTCACAAAGGAGGCAAGGGTATCTTTTACGAACCTCATCATCCCGCTCTCAAGGAATTTTTGTCTGCGTTCAGGTTCTCCGGGTAGCCTTGGAGGGAAGACGACATGGTGAAAGATGTACTGAAATACTTCAGGATCCATAGtggttggggatggaggagaaggggtatTATGGTCGTCCATGGACGTTTGAATTGACTGGATTTTCCTAGGGAGATGGGTTGGAGTAAGAAAGCAAGTCAAAGAGTTGGAATATTAGGGAAGATGATAGAAAAAGGGCGAATTATAGCTTGAAGTCGATAGataaaagaagaaagaagatcaagaagatcaagaagaacTTTTGGGAGGAAGTTCGGGGCGTAAGAAAACAGCTGGGAGATGTAGGCGGAGAGTTGAGTATCAGGATGATGATAGATGTGAGGACATACGAAGAGGGATTAGGAAATAGAGGATActggagaagcaggaaaGAGGTATGGAGCCAGGGGATATGAGAACAGGGGGAAGTAGAGGACGAAAAAGAGTATATAGGCGGAGATGATGATATAGAAGCGGGAGGTGAGGGATATGAGATTCAAAGGCAGTAAGGAAATTGATATAGAAGGGATATTAAAGGACTTTCGAGTAAAGAAGAGGTAGAAAAATGTAAGAGGATAGGTAGATATAAAAGTAGGATAAGAGCAGACGTAGACGTGGATGTGGGAgtagaagaaggaggagagggaggaagtAGACTATAAAGAAGAGGCTACGATCAAAGTGACAAAGtagagagaagagagcctTGAGATATAGGTAAGAGAGAGAGGTAATCTTAAAatggagaagttgaagtAAGAGGAAAGTATGAAGTGCATTGGGAAGCCGAAGGCGGGTCGAATTAAGAATGAAAAGAACTGAACTGAACTGAAGCTGGAAATGAGCGTTGAATGTTGCGTCGGCAGAAGGAAGTGAAAGATcaaagaagatgatgagTTGGGGAGCACCAAACTTGGTCCCAATTTCATTCCAATATCAGCATCAGGATGGGCGAGGATTCCGTATACAAGGTACAGTCGAAATGAAACCAAAACGGCAGATTTAGTGGTAGATAACAACTGATTGCGGGTACGAAGTGAGAAAACCGATCTGCCTGGATGTCTCAGCCATTTGCTCGCAATGAGAGTTGATAGAAAGGGTTTCATCTCAGACTATTTAGATTCGGTCAGCATCAAGTTGCTATGCTGGGTGCTTCTCTGTGCTCCAGTTCAAGGCAGATATAACTGATAGCATTGACCATTTCAGTTTCAATACAATAATAACCGACTACTATCAAAATGAGTGCCTTGTCTTCCCGAAGCATTTTCAGGAAAGACTTTCGATACTCCCATGGGCTGACAACCAGACCTATTATACCgaagcaccagcaccagcaccagcacatGTAAATTCCACATCCCCCATCACATATGCTATGGCACGAGAAGAGTGAATCGAAGACAGTCATCTATGATCGTGGCTCAAGTTCATATTCGCCAAATCAGCTTCTCCGCCGGTTTCAAGTTTACCATGACTCGGTGGGAATTGAACTCCGCCTGAAGCAGTCTACCTGATGGGATAAGCTTACCTTGACGTATACAGAACAGAGATGGGGCTCTGCATGTATAATCCTTGGATAGCAACGATGAACCTGGGGACGGCGTGGAGATCTGCACCAAAAGGCAGTATAAAGACGAAGGTTTATCATCTACATCGCTCCAAACCACGCGGTCCCAATTGCATTTTCTTCGCAGTAGAAGAGGACGGATGCTTGACTGGTTCGAGAATCAAATGTCTTGCTAGGAGCCGAGAATGTGACCAGACGGGAGGAGCGTTTGCTGCTTTGGTAGGTTCCTCCATCGTCTGGCCGTCCGCGTGTTCCCTCCACACAGACAAACCATGGTACCCAGGCCGTCCTCGGGGGCATCGAGTCAGGCAAATTCTCCACGTCTGCTTGCTTCCGCGCCGTGGTGGATCAAAACCGTCCCTCTTGTCACAGATGTGCCAGACTAGAACGGCATTCAACGGCTGGCGAGCACCGgatggagagttggagacgatgTTGAAGAGTACCGAGCATATGACGTGCAAATATGAAACAATCTACCAAATTCTGGTTATCATTTGGCCCTCGTCTCTGACTCTGAAACATTCTAGAATTTACTACTGCTACCAAGACAAATGCCGAGATGGATAGCATGAAGGGTTTGTACATAGTGAGCCAATGACATTTACAAAAGTAATGGTGGTTCGTCTCAACCCTCAAGCCCTCGCTCTTTCGACAGATAGTTGCTTTAAACCCCTGAAAGGTCGAGATTAAACTGCGCCGTGTTGACCCCTAGAATTACAGCTCACATGTCTACCCGGGCCCTCGCGAGGTTGCTAAGGAGATAAGCTATCTAGATCGCTACCTTATGCAAACTATTTAACCCCCCCGTCATCCATCCCCCTCCTAACATCAGTTGCCAGGCGAACACCGGATATATGTAAGGCACTGCAGAGTCCAGATCGCAATTCCTGCGCCACAAGCCGAAGCCATAATCCGGAGAAGGCGCAAGGGGGCAGACCAGACCGGTGACCCGAGTGCCAATGGACGGGACACCAAACCCTGGAGCCTACGTACGCGGAGGCACAAACTCTCGCTTCTAAGGAGGTCAAAACCgtctaaataataattaggGCCTTGTAGCGATCTGCAGCTTGCCGAAATCTCATACATCGGGATGCACGGAATCTGCAACCGCACCAAGGGTGGGTGGTGATGTCACTGTTGCTGGGGAGCGGAGAAAGCCGAAGACGAAATAATCCAGTGCATTAGCCTGAATATAccagagtacggagtatgtaTTGAGCCGGACAATCCGGGTTAGGCTGTGAGAATAAGTGTTGATGCTGATGCGGATTTGCCACGCCCAGGCACCACTGAACCAGAGAAACAAGAATAGAAACTGGGGGAGGCCCGGTCGGCATCCATGGATGATGGAACAGGAGAACCGTGGATGCAACAACCAAGTTCTGTAAAGGGGTCAAATAATGGCAATTCAGGGGCGGAGAAGTAGTAAAAAGCCATCGTAGAGAAACTGGGTTCATGACGCCAATCCCTGCAGCACGCAGGGAAGCGGTCCATTGGAATTGAGTTGCTGGCTGTGAGATCCCAGTGGGAAAATTGCTGCGCCATCTCGTGTTTCCCCTCCCAAGTACTGACCAGGACGATCATCACTGACTGCCAACTTCTCTCGATTCTCGCCTGCTTTATTTCCCTGCTTTCTTCCCCCGTCTATATACATACGACTCCGGCCCGGAATCTTCGTCTCTCGCTCGAACCCAGCCTCGTGGTCTCTCGTGAGTCGGACAGTTTGGGGGGCTTTTCGGACCGCGACTCCTTTTCCAGCCTCCGTCACGATCGGTTTCAGACCGACTCCTGCACTCCGTCCCTCAAATTCGACCTGTCCGCTGCCCAACTGCCTCTGCAACGTGtgcatcgcatcgcatcttGACAGCCAATTCCACCCGACAATAAACCGCAACGGTTTCTCCTACGACATCGTAACAATCGCTGCGCATCCAGATCTTTAGCGGCGCGATCGTGACTGGTTCGCTGGTCGTGGGTCCACCAGGCGAATTCGACCTTGACCTCGACCTCGATTTCAGGTTTCAACTTAAACCAGGCCCATCGCTCCACGCTCGAATCCTTCTCATTATTTCCTCGCATGGTGATTGTTTGATTTCAGCGTTCGCAAGCCATGGGTTCGACTCAGTTCGGGAATTTCAACGTGAGTTGCGGCTCAACCCACATGCTGCATGCCGTGATGATGAACTGACGCATTCTCCGCCCAAAATAGGACTTTTGTCGCGATTCTACCCTTCCAGTCTGCAATGTATGTTAGCCAACATTCCGCCCAGCCTGGTGCAAAATCTTCCATATCGAAAGTCTATGTGTTGCTAaccaccatcatcttcaaagCTTTTTGTACCCAACAACCAGCCCCCTAATGTTGCATTTGATGGGTGCGAGCTCGTTGGAATCCCACTTAGCGGTGGCCGAAACCTTGCGAACCTCGGTATGACATGTCGTTTTCTCAAAAGAAGACCTTTGCTCACCTCGATAGGGTCTATATTGCTCGCGTTTATAAGCATCCTTGTCTCGTTAGTTTTAGTATGGCGATCGGATCGGAAACAAGCCGCTGTTGGGCGGAGGTACGTGATTTCGGCACGTTCCTGAAGAATGCAACAAATACTGATGAGGATGCACAGGGAAATGCAGATATTCCTGCTGGGCTTTGCCGTCATCGAGATTTGCGAAATATTTACCGTCGGTGGTTTTCCCCTTGACGATAATGTTCGAAAGGTATGGCTTCTCCGGTATTTGTGTTGAAATGCCTAACCTCTTGCAGGGTTTCTCAGCAGTGCACGTTGCTGCGATTACGGCGACCTGCTGGATTCTTTTCCTAAACGCCTTGGTTGGCTTCCAATTCCTCGACGATGGCACCCCTGCTTCACTAGGActgtttctcttctctgcCGGAATTTTATTCATCGGTACGGGGTACATCGCCTTGGACACTGCTTTCAACTGGACCGGCACTTTTGCGACAACCGAGACCAATAATTATCGAAACATCGCGCTCTATGTATTATACCAGCTCTTCCCGCTCGTTTGTCTGTTCGCATTCTTTGCCCTGGAAGCATACCTAGTGGTTCGCGTACTTGGGGAATTCCGACCAATGTGTGCGTatatcttcttctgttgAAAGGAGCCAATTTATCTGACCAATACAGTGTATCTCTTCGCGACCACGATTCTTTTCGCCATTGGTCAAATATTCAACTACGTTATCAGCACCCACCTCTGCTCGGCGACAAGCGGAAAGATCAACGGTGCATTGTTCGAGACCCTTTTTACATTAATCTCGGTTGTTGTGCTTTGGATTTTCTGGAGCAGCATCACAGAAGATGACTGGCCCATGCCAATGTCGCAACCCGTGCCGGGATACAGCTAATTTTTAACGCGCCTAATTGAAGACTCAAAACGAAACCGACAAAAAAAGCACGTCCAATTATGAGAGTGTCGTTCTCTCGCTGTCCTCTCCAAATCAACGTCACTATCTCTTACGATAATTCCACTCGCTTGATACCCAACCCACAACGTCTCGACCTGATATCACGACGAGGCATTGAAATTTAAACGCATGTTTCTCGCTATTTCACTGCTCATGTTTCCACGATCGTCTTGGATGTGCCTATGTGCCACGACATCTGCCGTTTCGAACTATTTATGTTTTACCGGGGCCACGTGGTTTGTCAGTTGGAATGGTGAAGCGGAAACCTAGGTTGAACTTCGCTCACTGGACCTAATTGGCACCGCCTACTGTCAGCAGACCTTGGTTTAGATATGATATCCGTACGGTTCTCTATTTTTGCTGCTTTTGAGTTAGATACCTATTTCGCGATGTATGTAGTAAGtagttagtaataaataactGATATTTGTAGCTTCGAACTGAGCTTTGACTATGATTCTATATATAACCCTAGCCGCGACCCAAGCACTACATAGCATCATGGAAAGAAATATCATGAACGATCTCGCCGAGACATGTCACAGAAATGGGACCTCAATTGAGGAGGAACAGAATCATAAGGTAAAAGGCGGGAGGGAGCAACCCCTGTTGTATATATCAGTCGTGAAGTTGAAACAAAGTCTCAGATATAAACCTAAACGGGGTCAAATAAAACCATCTAAGCCTTTCTAAGCCTGCTAGCAGCTCTTGGTAGCACACGGCAGGCGCTGGATAGCAAGTTAGGGCTATCGCCATAGGATCAGCATCTGCAATCTGTACAGTCTGGGCCGAGGGCAAAGTAGCTTCGGGGTGAAATACACCATGAAGTACACCATACGGCTAAGTAAACACTACCAGCAAAACATGACTTTTTAGCCTAAGGTGTCAATTCTCCTAATATGCTCCACCGGCATGCCCGGATTCATAATCGTGGATGTATAGGATTAGGTTGGACACAGATGAGGAAAATTAATGTTTTGGCTATCTTTGTAGACGAGTGTCATGTTCGCCATTGGAAGGTATGCAGGATCTCGCACTCGTTGTTTCTAGCATTCGGGTGGCTTTTCATGCTCAGTCGAGTTTACAGTATTACGTTATTGCGTTGGGACACGGCGTAATAAAGAGACAAACTCGCCAGCTGATATGTGTTTGACACACTTGAGCTTCAATGCACTTTATTGGGATGTGATGTACATGGAATTGCGACGTTGTGCTAGGAAACAACGTACTATTAGTTGCGCATACCCAAGCCCAGTACGACGAATGTGTCTGTCAAGACCAATCGAACACGATGAAAATGAACAATATATAACACTCATCGCCGGATAAGAAAAATACACGCCTATGCCAAAGAAGAAAGCCAAATAGGAATCTCATACTCGTCATAAGGCTTTTATGTGTGGTCACTGGTTTGATACCATATCATACCCGAACCTTAACATCAACACAAGGGAGCGTCCATTCCCGCCTCCCAACTAGACTTCTCAGCCATTCCAGCCCAAATCCAGTGAGTTCATCAGCAGCGGTCGCCGCTGGCGTTGCTGTCGAAGGACAAGAGGCGTCGCCCGCGGATACCCGTTTTTGAGTCTCGTCGACCACAGCCCCGGCAAGTGCTTTCGCGGTGTTATTTACCGTCTCGAAGACATAACCAGCTAGCGACTCGTTTTCCATGCCGAGGAGAGTAGAAGAGGTGTTTTGTGAAGTGGTCATGTTGAAACCGTCTGTACCATCGTAAGGCGTGTACCGCGGGGCGAACCAGTCAGCGCGGAGATTGAGGAAGCAGCGGTCGGACCAGTTGCAGGTTGATGCGAAGAGaatgacgaggagggcggAGCAGTAGATGCATGGTCGGTGGAGGAGGTAGGTGAGGGTTACGAaagagatgaggaagagcggGGAGGCGTTGGttgggatgaagaggagggggagcCAGCTGGGACATCTTGTTAGTTTGGCTTCTACATTTCAGAGCAGCCGTCAAGGGGATGCGGTACGCTGGGCAGAAGGGGAATATTCCCGCTTGCCTCTAGCTACTTACCTCCTGAGACAGAACATGCTGAGGGAGCGAGTCCAAGGCTGGACGATGTAACAGGCGGAAAGCTGCCGGTGTTGCCAAATGTGAGAGAAATGTCACCGCGCAGTAAAGTGCTGCAGTGAAAAGGGGTGGATTTGGATCTGTTGCACAGGGAATATGACACGAATGAATTCGGAACCGACAGTCAGTCCATTTTGAGAGACCGTGTTGGCTGTTTCAAAGCTTTGCTCTTGTTGGCCGGTGATGTCGATGAATTCTGTGGTCACTGCGCTCGCTTGGCGCCACAGTTTGTAACTTACAAAGTTACCGTACAGTCAGCCTCAGCGAGCTCCAGCCACACAGCGCTTGAATCTGCAGGTTGAATTCGctt is a window of Aspergillus puulaauensis MK2 DNA, chromosome 4, nearly complete sequence DNA encoding:
- a CDS encoding chitin synthase export chaperone (COG:S;~EggNog:ENOG410PIP5;~InterPro:IPR022057;~PFAM:PF12271;~TransMembrane:7 (o51-72i88-107o119-138i150-170o190-215i227-246o258-279i)); protein product: MGSTQFGNFNDFCRDSTLPVCNLFVPNNQPPNVAFDGCELVGIPLSGGRNLANLGSILLAFISILVSLVLVWRSDRKQAAVGRREMQIFLLGFAVIEICEIFTVGGFPLDDNVRKGFSAVHVAAITATCWILFLNALVGFQFLDDGTPASLGLFLFSAGILFIGTGYIALDTAFNWTGTFATTETNNYRNIALYVLYQLFPLVCLFAFFALEAYLVVRVLGEFRPMLYLFATTILFAIGQIFNYVISTHLCSATSGKINGALFETLFTLISVVVLWIFWSSITEDDWPMPMSQPVPGYS
- a CDS encoding uncharacterized protein (COG:S;~EggNog:ENOG410PPSU;~InterPro:IPR009598;~PFAM:PF06726), whose translation is MFCLRSWLPLLFIPTNASPLFLISFVTLTYLLHRPCIYCSALLVILFASTCNWSDRCFLNLRADWFAPRYTPYDGTDGFNMTTSQNTSSTLLGMENESLAGYVFETVNNTAKALAGAVVDETQKRVSAGDASCPSTATPAATAADELTGFGLEWLRSLVGRREWTLPCVDVKVRV